From one Solanum lycopersicum chromosome 12, SLM_r2.1 genomic stretch:
- the LOC101260031 gene encoding protein GFS12 isoform X3 → MIEGKRSGLESVNFLSLVGIPSFGEEQLPGCIRHPNISPTLGMLKNSGQLNLLLPKMPHTLENILHFSPGALKSDWHMRYLLFQILSGLAYMHGLGVFHGNVCPSNISLVDSLWCWLPICSKFLQSSVSISKIEGSCDSGVSCCFDGCPLQGLYADLSLSQSTDWYSSFKLWWRGEISNFEYLLLLNQLAGRRWGDNTFYIVMPWVIDFSVKPDENNDTGWRDLTKSKWRLAKGDEQLDFTYSTSEIPHHISDECLSELAVCSYKARRLPLAVLRMAVRSVYEPNEYPSTMQRLYQWTPDECIPEFFCDPQIFYSIHSGMSDLAVPSWAGTPEEFIKLHRDALESDRVSHQLHHWIDITFGYKLCGDAAVAAKNVMLPSSAPTKPKSVGRRQLFTKPHPPRRLAKTSEAEMNQFSTSDLTEHALPFETSFLYELEQAAVFSEHAPRLDPIYNLHPDVHEELDSPGKGLSTKTLDNIMSRKTGSSTNSVMPSAIDVNYLIRNIEVGDDVSVGYQALLLWKQKCSHSHIYSKDFANDIFAVGCILAELHLSRPLFDPTSMAVYLESGVLPSLVQQLPPDAQVVVESCIQKDWRRRPTAKCLLDSPYFLATIKSSYLFLAPLQLIAKDESRLHYAAAFAQQGALKAMGTFAAEMCAPNCLKLVLNPLSDSEAEWGCIVLTEFLRCLDPEAVKKLVVPAIQKILQGTGPSYLKVSLLQGSFVLDIWNKIGKQAYVETIHPFVVLNLHGTPCKNSAAAASVLLIGSSEELGIPITVHQTILPLLHCFGKGLSDDGIDVLVRIGSLFGEDFIVKQILPLLRIVITSCIDNSFANKHETAQSWSALALIDTLMTLDGLTASLTREVLVKELVEDGKFLYLQVLMQTNLGIQVFEGAARNLLALCQQIGSDLTALHVLPKLRKLFDELAFSQEKAGHSSIKGGSLRGPNTKKEDENKITSRLDLVMLLYPSFASLLGIEKLRQCCATWLLLEQFLLRRYNWKWESTGESSRSGPSSIYARKPTHGESLTSKHTPDTLLNGLGWSTPQSQGEKGAKPPMINRHPSSQHQDSADRNARGSDFSRIEPWYWFPSPAANWSGPDFIGRPGGSKDELPWKIKASVLHSVRAHQGLLRSIAVCQDECNLFTAGVAPGFKGTVQKWELSRIDSVSGYYGHEEVVNDISLLASSGRVASCDGTVHVWNGQTGKLISVFAEFSTSSVHHTSSLPKASKLNVEQANMLHFNPLSGGILNTDGNLYTSMYYSEYLDNIVVGTGNGSLRFIDVRQGQKLHLWRTEATESNFPSLISSICSSASTKQQCGNPQYPSWVAAGQSSGHCRLFDVRSGKIISSWQAHDGFVTKIATSEEHLLVSSSHDRTLKIWDLRRNWKSKPLASRGHTDGVSDFSIWGQYVISIFRSKIGLSSLACSSDEDVQQLVAPQYLYMGDRESKNVSVLSSISVLPFSRLFVVGTEDGHLKICC, encoded by the exons ATGATAGAAGGTAAAAGATCAGGATTGGAGAGTGTGAACTTTCTTAGTTTAGTGGGGATCCCATCATTTGGTGAAGAACAACTTCCTGGCTGCATAAGGCATCCAAACATTTCTCCAACTTTGGGAATGCTAAAAAATTCTGGTCAACTTAATTTGTTGCTTCCAAAAATGCCACATACCTTGGAAAACATTCTTCACTTTAGCCCTGGTGCCTTAAAGTCTGACTGGCATATGCGGTATTTACTCTTCCAGATACTATCAGGATTAGCATACATGCATGGTTTAGGTGTTTTCCATGGTAATGTCTGTCCATCCAATATATCATTGGTTGATTCCTTATGGTGTTGGCTACCCATTTGTAGTAAGTTCCTCCAGAGTTCTGTTTCAATTTCCAAAATAGAGGGTAGTTGTGATTCAGGAGTTAGTTGCTGTTTTGATGGGTGCCCTTTACAAGGTCTTTATGCTGATCTAAGCCTCTCCCAGTCTACAGATTGGTATTCTAGCTTTAAACTTTGGTGGAGGGGTGAAATAAGTAACTTCGAATATCTGTTACTCTTAAACCAATTAGCCGGGAGAAGATGGGGTGATAACACCTTTTATATTGTAATGCCATGGGTCATAGATTTTAGTGTGAAACCTGATGAGAATAATGACACTGGATGGAGAGATTTAACTAAAAGCAAGTGGCGGCTGGCAAAGGGTGACGAGCAATTGGACTTCACATATTCGACATCTGAAATTCCTCATCATATATCAGATGAGTGCCTGTCTGAGCTGGCTGTCTGCAGTTATAAGGCAAGGAGGTTGCCTTTGGCTGTTCTGAGGATGGCTGTTCGTTCAGTTTATGAACCTAATGAATATCCTTCTACTATGCAAAGACTATATCAATGGACACCAGATGAGTGCATTCCGGAATTTTTTTGTGATCCCCAGATATTTTATTCTATACATTCTGGGATGTCTGATTTAGCTGTGCCTTCATGGGCTGGAACCCCTGAGGAGTTCATCAAGTTGCACAGAGATGCTTTAGAAAGCGATAGGGTATCACACCAACTACATCATTGGATTGACATCACTTTTGGCTACAAATTGTGCGGTGATGCTGCTGTTGCTGCCAAAAATGTTATGCTGCCCTCATCTGCTCCTACAAAACCGAAGTCAGTGGGCCGCCGCCAACTCTTTACTAAACCACATCCTCCTCGGCGGCTGGCCAAGACCAGTGAAGCAGAAATGAATCAGTTCTCTACAAGTGATTTGACTGAGCATGCTCTGCCTTTTGAAACTTCATTCTTGTATGAATTAGAACAAGCAGCTGTGTTTTCTGAGCATGCACCTCGTTTGGATCCTATCTACAACTTGCATCCAGATGTTCATGAAGAGCTTGACTCACCTGGGAAAGGCCTATCAACTAAAACATTAGATAATATTATGTCCAGAAAAACTGGCTCTAGCACCAATTCTGTTATGCCATCTGCTATTGATGTTAATTACCTTATCAGGAATATTGAAGTGGGTGATGATGTATCTGTGGGATATCAAGCACTATTACTTTGGAAGCAGAAATGTTCCCATTCACACATTTATTCCAAAGATTTTGCTAATGATATCTTTGCAGTTGGCTGTATCTTAGCAGAACTCCACTTGAGTAGGCCACTTTTTGATCCAACCTCTATGGCTGTGTACTTAGAGAGTGGTGTCTTACCTTCTTTAGTACAACAGCTTCCCCCTGACGCTCAAGTTGTTGTTGAATCCTGCATCCAAAAGGATTGGAGGAG gAGGCCTACTGCCAAATGTCTTTTGGACTCTCCTTATTTTCTAGCAACAATCAAGTCATCCTATTTGTTTCTTGCCCCCCTTCAACTTATAGCAAAAGATGAATCACGACTTCATTATGCTGCAGCTTTTGCTCAACAGGGAGCCTTGAAAGCAATGGGAACATTTGCTGCCGAAATGTGTGCTCCTAACTGTTTGAAATTAGTCTTGAATCCTTTATCAGATTCGGAAGCTGAATGGGGTTGCATAGTACTTACAGAATTTTTGAGGTGTCTAGATCCAGAAGCTGTAAAGAAGCTAGTCGTACCTGCTATCCAGAAGATTCTTCAG GGGACTGGTCCTTCATATTTGAAGGTGTCTCTTCTCCAAGGTTCCTTTGTGCTGGATATATGGAACAAGATTGGTAAACAAGCATATGTGGAGACAATACACCCATTTGTGGTATTAAACTTACACGGTACTCCTTGCAAGAACTCTGCTGCTGCTGCTTCTGTCCTGTTGATTGGGTCTAGTGAGGAACTTGGTATTCCAATTACTGTTCATCAG ACAATTTTACCTCTCCTTCACTGCTTTGGCAAAGGGCTCAGTGATGATGGAATTGATGTCTTAGTTAGAATTG GTAGTCTTTTTGGAGAAGATTTCATAGTCAAACAGATTCTACCATTACTAAGAATTGTCATCACTTCGTGCATTGACAATTCATTTGCAAATAAGCATGAAACTGCACAGAGTTGGAGTGCTTTGGCCCTAATTGACACTCTAATGACTTTAGATGGTCTCACTGCTTCCTTGACCCGGGAGGTGCTTGTTAAGGAGCTTGTTGaa GATGGAAAATTCTTATATCTGCAAGTTCTCATGCAGACCAACTTAGGAATTCAGGTGTTCGAG GGTGCTGCAAGGAATCTGCTAGCTCTTTGCCAGCAAATTGGATCAGACTTAACAGCGTTGCACGTCCTTCCAAAACTCAGGAAACTTTTTGATGAGCTTGCCTTCTCCCAGGAGAAAGCAGGTCATTCTAGCATCAAGGGAGGAAGCCTTCGAGGTCCCAATACCAAGAAGGAAGATGAGAACAAAATTACAAGCCGTTTGGACCTTGT GATGCTTTTATATCCATCATTTGCATCTCTTCTTGGTATAGAGAAGCTTCGCCAATGTTGTGCCACATGGTTGCTACTAGAGCAGTTTCTTCTACGCCGTTATAATTGGAAG TGGGAATCCACAGGGGAATCTTCTCGAAGTGGTCCATCTAGTATATATGCTAGAAAGCCGACTCATGGTGAGAGCTTAACATCTAAACATACTCCAGATACGTTGCTGAATGGGTTAGGGTGGTCAACGCCTCAATCACAAGGAGAAAAGGGTGCCAAACCTCCTATGATCAACAGACATCCGTCCAGTCAACATCAGGATTCTGCTGATAGGAATGCAAGAGGCTCAGATTTTAGCAGGATTGAGCCCTGGTATTGGTTCCCCAGTCCAGCTGCTAATTGGAGTGGCCCTGATTTTATTGGCCGTCCTGGTGGTTCAAAGGATGAACTTCCATGGAAAATCAAAGCATCAGTTCTGCACTCTGTTAGAGCACATCAAGGATTGCTAAGGTCTATAGCAGTCTGCCAAGATGAATGCAATCTTTTCACTGCTGGAGTTGCTCCAGGATTCAAAGGAACTGTTCAAAAGTGGGAGTTGTCAAGAATTGATTCTGTATCTGGTTATTATGGCCATGAGGAG GTTGTGAACGACATTTCTCTTTTGGCATCAAGTGGAAGGGTAGCTTCCTGTGATGGGACAGTACATGTATGGAATGGCCAAACGGGGAAGCTGATATCTGTGTTTGCTGAGTTTTCTACGAGTTCTGTGCATCATACAAGCTCTTTACCAAAAGCTTCAAAGTTGAATGTGGAACAGGCTAATATGCTACATTTTAATCCATTGTCCGGTGGAATATTGAACACTGATGGTAATTTATACACTAGTATGTATTACTCAGAATATCTGGACAATATTGTAGTGGGTACTGGAAATGGATCTCTCAG ATTCATTGATGTCAGACAAGGTCAAAAACTTCATTTATGGAGGACTGAAGCAACTGAATCCAATTTTCCTTCTCTCATATCATCTATATGCTCAAGTGCTTCGACCAAACAGCAATGCGGAAATCCTCAATATCCATCTTGGGTTGCTGCTGGACAAAGTTCTGGGCATTGCAGGTTATTTGATGTGAGGAGTGGCAAAATTATTTCCTCATGGCAAGCTCATGATGGTTTTGTCACTAAG ATAGCCACATCGGAAGAGCATTTGCTGGTTTCAAGCTCTCATGACCGCACCTTAAAGAT